The Spinacia oleracea cultivar Varoflay chromosome 2, BTI_SOV_V1, whole genome shotgun sequence DNA segment GTACAACCGTTGGCTCAACAACCTCTCTTTTCCTGGAGAGAAGTTCGTCAGAGCATCATAAGAGAATTTTGAGTGTGTTCAAAGAAACAATTGTTTCTTATATCATCACTCCAATGCCAAAGGATAGGAAAatccaacattttttttataattggtATGATAAATGTTATCATCAATCTGACATAAATATAACATCTTCAGCATAAATTCCCTTAATCCCTAAGGAAATAAAGCAACAAAATCACATGACATGTAGTGTGGTTGTCATTGTTTCATCAATAATCAGAATGGACTGTTTCAACACTGAGGCACAGTTCCTACCTAAATTCGACAGGAACTGAATCAAAACGAGGGAAGATGACATGGACTAACATGACTTATTCCAAAATCAGACAACGAAACTAGAACGCGTCATGATTTTGTTAACGAAACTAGAACGCGTCATAAACTAATGAGGTTTAATACAACAGAAGTTACTCAGGTGAATATCAGCAAGAAATTCAGATGTAAACTCAGCTCAAAGATATCACAAGAATAAAaggttaataaaataataattaatcaaCAACCAAGTGGCCAATTCAAACTAGGACAGAAAGTAGAATAAAACCTAAAAATTAAGCGTTGGCAATGGCAGCTACAACTCTACAAGGACTAAAGAAACAAAAGAGGTCAAGTGCCATAAAACAATGAACCTTAAATTAGAATTCATGCTTGCTTAATTCATTGAACTCCCTCTCTGTAATAGAGGTCGTGTTCAAACTAGTTAACATGATTAAGGAATAGGGAGGGTCTACGCTATGAAAAATCAACAAGGAACCTTATGTTTTTCCTTCAATTGATCTTTCAACAATCAGTTCAAGGAGGGAGGGTTAAACTGTAAAAGCACATCCACACCCAATCCATAAGCCAATATATGATCTACCCATCAcaaatcacacaagctcttagtgATTAACAGATACATATTCAGTAAATCAACAACATTGACATAAATCATGCTGCAATGCAAGACCTGCTCATGCTCAGAAGCCAAAAAAGATGCATCATCCAACGTACGCAACAATGAATGTTGAACAATCCACAAGCTGGTGGTACAAACTCCATTCCTCGTTGATTACAACAGATGATTATGCTTTTACATTATGCATCTGTTTGCTCAGCAACCAAAAAAGACGCACGCATTATCCACGATGAAAAACATTAAAGATCTCATCTAACAACAACCCATAcaacttttatttctttttcgtAACCGAAATACAGAAACACTACGGAATTTTCTTCTAAACTAGTACAATTAAGCTGTTAATCATCAAATCCTATCCAGTAACTACTAATCACCAACTTCTTCTACCAAGGAATCACCTAATATTACTCCATTACTCTTACCACCACGGAACACTACTTGTATATTACAACAGACTGTATCATACTACTGCTACTAAAACACCAAAGTACCTAATATACACTTTCCTTCTGGTAAAAAATATCAAGGAAAGCATAGCGATAAGCCGATGACAATCAACTAAAATTGGCGATCAGATCGGAAACTTTCTCAAACCAAATTCTTTCCGACTCGTCTTTATTTGTCGGCATCAAATCCAACAGCAACTTCCTCATATCGCTCTCTACCGAAACTATCTGTCATTCTGAAACCGATTTCAATCAGTCAATTTTCTACATCCTGAGCAACTTTCTCAAATCACTCTCCGCCAAGCTTCTCCGGACTAAAGTCGACGGAAACGGAAGCGAACTAGGATGAGGCGACGAAACCATCGATGTTGGCCCAGCATATAGATCTGGAACCCTGATTTGTTTCTGAACAACAGCCGGATCTGGACCTAATCGATTCGTCGAACACAATTGTAACCCTAAATCGAGTTTTTTTCCGCCGAACAACATTCTGGCCTTTAATTCTTCGCCTCTCTTCAGGATCTTCACATGCCCCATCACAGGCGCCTTTGATGGCGGTGATGCACGGTCTGATCGGCGACTTCCGTCGGAGGGGCTTCTTTTCCTACGACGACAACGAGGAGATTGGTTGATTCTAGGGTTAGGATTCGCGTTACGTAAACAGCGAGGggggaattgatcttgaatGAGAGCATGAGATCGGAGAATTGCCGTTGTTGCCATTTttggaagaggagagagaaaattgggGATCTATATGGCGTGTGATGGTGAATGTGATTATAACTGTTTTGGTCTGATTCATTGAGATGAGAGAATTGTGAAGGAGACCTAAGGATATTTATAGGACAGAAATAACTTGGATTTTCTTTTCGAGTTCGGTTTCCTTTGACGTACGGAATACACtgtaatttgtttttattttcttttcggTTTCCTAAGAAGAAGGGTGTGGGTTCGACCCCTAGCTAatgcggtttttttttttttttttaccatttataaatagtacgtgattataaaccgctatctcagatagcggtttacttaagtcaaccgctacctgagatagcggtttagtgtcccttagttaaaaaaaaaaagaccggttttaatgctgacgtggacggtatggtgggaattaagttaaaaagtggcgcattttgggaatttgacgttctttaaacaatattgaaggaaatcgctctttATCAAACATTTTAATTTTGGTATTCAACCTAATAAAATATACTCACTCCATCCtaaaattatacggagtagttatgttttttaaatttgatttttcaaaattatagttttgttttcaattttgacTATTAAGgtcctcattttctcatgtactatatttattaaaaatgcATTTAAAACATCGCCCATGTATTATATTTCACTTTCCTATGTACTATATTATTATCTTCTCGTGTACTTTATTTCACTTTTTCATGCAACTCAATCATCAGTTATACTTTATTtcactttttcatgtactatattcaaTTTTTCATAAAATCCATATTTTTTGTCAAACGAGACTATAATATGGGACAGAGAGAATAATATTTtaccttttctctctctccaacACCAAACTCAATACCAACAACatttatcaaacaccaaaaatatcatGTCTCTCCTACATAATCTATACCCCACCTACATTCATATCTCATGATATTATTATGGACAAGTATATAATCAAATTATTAGTGACATAATTAATCGTTATTAATTAAGTTAATGACGTATTAATTGTTTactaattaatttttataatgacaacaacaacaaaaaacaagAGAGGAAAATTGAGATTTTTTTGTAATCTAAAGTGTATCAATATTGGTGTTTATTTATAGAGCATAAAAAATAAAGACAATTTTAATTacggagtttttttttttttttcgagttgtaatattaattttatggACATTGTCATTTGCAATGGTTATGTACACTAGTTGTTGGACTGTGTGCTAGCGCGCACAATCCCCCAAGTTATACAAatatattttgtatttttttcatAAACAACAAACATCTACAAATTTAAGTAAACGCAAGAAATATGGTAAACGCTAAAAAAATCTATGTTAAAGTTCAAAATTTGTATATAATAGACAATACAAAACCATAAATACCCAACCGCAACACCTAGAGTTATACTATATTGGAAAAATGCTACCACAATACCTAGAGATAATGGATAAAATTTGGCCAGTACAAGGATGTAATATCGACTGGTGAAACTATGAAAGCAAATTTGTATAACtcgtataataaatatttgggAAAACGTAACATAAATAGAGAAACAAGTAGACGCTATATAAACGCAATATATTAGATGCACTTGGCAACcaaaattactaaatataaaggAGCAGTGGCAAAGTGTATTTACTAAGAACATGAAGCATTGCCCTACAAAAGCCCTAATCACATACTACACTGAACCTAGGGTGAATTGATTATGCCACATCATCTGGTGTTTGCAGATAATAGTGCTAAGATTGTACACAAAATAACTAAGAGTGCTAGATATATTCAAAAGCTTCCAAGCCTTACATATAGTACATAATATTCCTAGTGTCAAACTAATTTTGTACATATAGCAACATGCAtggatgcttagaaaaatagagTTGGATATTGACCCTTAACTAGATTCATTCACCATCTTCGTCCTCAAAAAGGTCCATTGGAGTGTGTAAATGGAGTGTGACTGGTGGACTATATTTTGCTGCTGAAGTTCCAACAAAAGCTGAAGACTTCATACTCATGATGTTCTGATAACAACAGTAGCAAGAATACCACCACCAGCTTTGCCGAGTACACAAACCAGCTTTACCAAATGAAGGTGGTATCAACAACACCCTGAAAATCGAGGACACAAAATTAATCATCATTCACCAAAGCAAACAGCCAGTGATTACCTACGACGAATTGAACAGattctatttttttaattgtaatgccccgaaatttttaacttgatttattaaaattaaaaatatttattagcttgatttccttttaaataattacgaataatcgaatttcttcatgttaaacgtttttacgatttactttaaacgataaatttagaaacgaaaatttatttatttttcgttaacgataatttcacaaagaaatttttatttaagcttttctatttttagaaatttttgaaaattacAACAATTTCTGATTTTTGCCTAATATTGTGAGATTACGAAATTGCCCTTGAAATAGAAAAATTCCATTTTGCTTCTCTTCCTTTGCTTCCCACGTACAAAACAAGAAGGAGCATTTTCCTTCCTTCTCCTTTTCTTCCCAATTCAGTCTTGGTTCATTTGCTTGATCCCCAAGGGCTGAAACTTCTTCCTCGCTCTTCTTGATTTTATAATCAGACACAATtgccattttctttttctttccaaccaaaatcaaccaaccaaaactgaaaatcattcccttgTTCCTCCTttgttcgaaccaccaccaccaccaacgaccACTGCAACCACCGTCTACCACCATCTCTACCTGCTGCCTATCGCCACCTTGACCAGCCACAACCACCGCCCGCCACCCCGCACCACCATTGCACTGCACTTCCCCTGTTTTCCCCTTCCACGCACCCCCTGCCTCTCTCCCTTTCCTCGCCTCGCTGCACCACCAACACCACGCACCACCACTCCCAATTGTCATCACCACCTTGCCAATCAACCTCCGCCTCCCTATTTTCGGCGAACCACCCTTCCTCCTCCCCAAAACCGATCGAAAACTCCCACCAAATTCCCCTGTTTTCGCCCACTTCAtgccccattttctctctccctcgCTGTTATGCCGCCACAAAACCACCGCCATCACCGTCGCCCCTCCGGCGTCGAGTCACCCCAGCCAGCCTCCCTTCCtcccttcctccctcctctttcCCCCTCCTCGTCTGTCTCCTCTCCCCTTTCCCTGCTCGTGCCCTTTTCCCAGAAACCAAAACCAGAAATTTAGATTTTTAAACTTTGGTTTTTAATTCTCCTCAAACCCAAGTTAAGTTTGGGCCAATTTAATTTGGGCCTTTGGTAAGTTAAAACtgaattatattttcagattttcctAATTATTAATTTGCATGCTTTAATAAATGGTGATAAATTAGCTAATTACTAatgaaattgtttattattttcaaaaaggaaattatatctaattatcgattttactgAAATAAATTACTAGCCCGAATTAGCAAAAACGgaattttaataatattttcatgaaaaacgatttctgaaatatatatatatttcgattgaaaatttgattaataatattttcgttaaatttcgaaattatattttattaaaattcgttatttataaatccattacttataaaatttatgatttataaaatatttattttaaattatttatagatttagtactaattcaattatttattattttgaaagaaattggactcgaaGCTCaagacgaacgaaccaaggaaaatcccTAGCAAATCGCGGAGtttaggtaacggctattgctagtatcCGCAGTTCCCTTGtaaatgtgattatgaaattgtgacgttatgattgaatttatgaactaaatattttgacatgttttatgaattgcgggaaattaaatatgatttgattgaattatttcctataatatgatttgattgaatttcttataaaatgatgcTTAtgagaaaccatgaaagaaatgatgtttatgtgatgccatgaaagaaatgatattttattgatcctaGGATCtgaatgatgttttattttgatcacatgatctaaaggaattatgttacttcaactgaagtaaaatggctaaaatgtaaaattacgaaacatgataaatgaaagtgaaagacctagtctgtttggcagtatatgttcacaggttacgattctcggtcatgcatgtacccatggggcatccgcacATTGAGCCAAGgatctcatgttttcgggccaaggccccatgttttatggacagtggtccatcgtggaagacgttccaccatgtcacacttgccacggctagcatgtgcaccaaaaagttatgaatgaattaaataaatggctttataaaatgttttacattattctattctccctgtattattaaataaaatgaattgaaatgaatttacgttgctagaatagttcgttactgagtcttcggctcaccgtttttgttttttgttttaggtgttgcggggaacgatggaaacgagcaGTGGcaaggaatttcactttaatattattcacctagtttatgcttaatattttaatagtttaattaaagacttgtagtaagttatgtactttaattttggaaatataaaggattattatattaattttggagtttaatagcttatgattgatggttgccttgtaattcccaagagggagttacggcaggtaatgtcccgactgaattaggttaattccgttGCCTAATTATGTGAATTAGAGGTTGGGACATTACAGTTTGTTATCAAGAgaaaaggttctggaccataagtgctagaCCTTATGGGTTTCGCACGAAATATAATTcgttaggctttaagcaaagagtttaAAGGAATACGTTAAAAAGGAATCTTCTAAAATcatgctaagttaaaatgaatatgagtgtaagtgtaggaacgggataaaagggcttattttatattattattttgcttcaatctgataagatatgttatgcagaatgtcgactatcGATGCTATCAATGATGTCACCAACGAAGCTCACAATGAGCACCATGTTCATGATGATAACAATGTTATCCACGAGAAGTATGTCCATGTTGATGGCCATGAGGGGAGAATGGAACGGTCGGAAAACGTGAGTGCAatgttggccgaattagtccatgattctcggaaaaagaaagatttAAGTGGGAACAagagcgcaacgatgttcaagaaaTTTTCATTgctcaacccaccatcctacaatggcaagcctgatccagttgagttcgaagattggataagtcgcattgatcagttgtttgaaaccctgcatTTCCCGGAGAAGTGGAGAGTTGACTTTGCTGTGTTTTATTTAACGGgccaagcaggattatggtggaaagttaataagGAACGAAAGAATGTGTCGAGATTTGGTTGGAACCAACTccagaagttaatgagagacaagttttcggttgaagtttgtcagaaattaatcgtttgacgtatacttcacaaccccaaatcttaagaaaagacacatttggaggctttccaaatcataactcatatggagtcttttcgacagctttaggagaggctctatttagtgtgagtgcagctgtgtttagtgcatgtcccaaaaattctattggaagttcggcctgacccatcattgatcgaaccatgtttaacaaggtcctgttcctccattctgacacactgttccattgaggtgttccgggaggagtcaattctgacaagattccacattctttcagatggtcatcaaattcataactaagatattcaccgcctctatcagaccacagtgctttaatcttcttgcctaattgattttctacttcactctgaaattccttgaatttgtcaaaggattcagacttatgcttcattaggtagacataaccatatctactgaagtcatcagtgaaagtgataaagtagctgaaaccacctctagcatttgaactcattggtccacatacatctgtatggattaaacccaataggtCAGTTGCCCTTTccccaactttagagaaaggttgctttgtcatttttccaagtaagcattattcaaatttaccataatcctctaagtcaaatggttctagaattccttccttttgaagtctttctatgcgcttcatgttaatatggcctaatcgacaatgccacagataggtgagatatgaataattctttttggcctttttggtatttatgttataaacttgtttgtcgtgatctagcaaataaagtccattgactaatctagaagatccataaaacatctctttaaaataaaacgagcaactattgtcttttattaaaagctaaatcccttagcatctaagcaagaaacggaaatgatgtttttagtaaaacttggaacatggaaacactcttccagttccaaaactagcccagagggctaGGGGGGAAAGTTCGGtagaaaaaaacagaaaaccaaaCCATACCAAACCGAATAAGAAATTCGGTTCGGTTATTTTTCATATTCGGTTCGGTTTGGACTGAGATCTTAAAAAAATTTGGTTTTATGGCTTGGATTGGACTCAAAAGTCTGAAACCGAATAAACCAAACTAAAACCGAATAAACCGAACTTGGCTAAAAAGTATAATAAGGACCCGAAAATTGGCTAAAGCAGGTATAATATAGGCCCAAAAACATGCCAAAATGAAAGGCCCATGAACATTCGGTTTTATGGTTTAGATTAGactgaaaataaaaaatccggtttggtttggtttggattAAAAGTTTATTTGGTTTGGATTCGGTTTCAAAAAATGAAAACCGAATTAGTTCGGTTTGGATTCGGTTTGGGCCTTAATCCAAACCGAAAACCGAACTTTCACCCCTACAGAGGGCAGCGACAAATAATAAgtccctacagctaatgcagcaatccttgctccatttcccactcgtaggttgacttcacccttgcttaaccttctacttcttcttagtccctgtgaattggaacataagtgtgagccacaacctgtatctaataccaagaagttgaattcgcaagtatacagtctataacgaaaatacctgaagatggaacgaccgttccgttcttctgatcttccttaagcttcaaacAATCTCTCTTCGAATTCCCCTTCTTtttacagtagaagcattcagattcagaagtgggttggctcaccttctttttttaagacttggtgccgccagtttgATTAGTTTGGCTGGCTTTCTTGCCACCtctcttagcattcctcttcttactaGATTttttgaacttgcccccacgcaccataagcacatcttgcttatcacttttgagcgtcttttcagcggtcttcagcataccatgaagctcagtgagcgttttgtccagactattcatgctgtagttcagcttgaactgattatatccgctatgaagagaatggaggatggtgtctacggccatttcttgagagaactgttgatccagccgactcatattatcaattaatccaatcatcttgagaacatgtggacttacgggctcgcccttcttgagcttgatgtcaagaatttgcctatgagtctcgaatctttcgactcgagccagatcttggaacatgttctttaactcactgatgattgtgaaagcatctaaattgatgaacgttttctgtaaatatgcactcatggttgcaagcattagacatttcacatccttgttggcatcaatccaacgattgagggctgcctgagtgacctcttcgcccgcggcttcgggcatcgcctcttccaggacatactccttttcttcatgcataagaactatttgcaagttcctttgccagtcaaggaagtttttcccactcaatttctccttttcgagaattgatcggatgttgaatgaattgtagtttgccataattaaaactgcaatttaaaagaataaacaaataaataaccattcacagtttctcttaataaacttaaattctagcattcatgcatacttcaatatttattaagcattttattcgagttttgtgttccgacaggtgtgaataaaacgaatccaagatccttaaatcattgaagaattaagcacattatgtatttagactcaattttaaaatattttaggtaagcaaatcctttgctaatagtctagaaactactcttggtcgataggtacgtctaagaacttattaggtaaacctatctcattttccacgacataaaaggacttcttacttatatcgttgagtttcaccaaaactaacatgtactcacaattatttgtgtaccttacccctttaggatcaacaagtaacacctcgctatggcggaaaactattacttagattgatgtaaaggttatccaagtaagtgttattttggcatggcaccttttaactcaatttttaaagtttggaacttaaggctcttactatgttggttagattttaagtgaactaaaatc contains these protein-coding regions:
- the LOC110790127 gene encoding uncharacterized protein encodes the protein MATTAILRSHALIQDQFPPRCLRNANPNPRINQSPRCRRRKRSPSDGSRRSDRASPPSKAPVMGHVKILKRGEELKARMLFGGKKLDLGLQLCSTNRLGPDPAVVQKQIRVPDLYAGPTSMVSSPHPSSLPFPSTLVRRSLAESDLRKLLRM